The DNA window GTATCAACGTCGTGCTAGCAAACAATTAAAAGCACTAGATTACTATACAGAACTTGCAAATGAACATACTGTTCTTCTCATACAAGTATAAACATTTTGTTAAGTACAAGCTACATATGGGAACTCCAAAGATTAACAGGCACGATTATTACAAGTAATCAGATACATATAATCATTAATCCACTACCCTTACCTGGTTCATATTAGCTCCCATATTGTTGTATGGACCATTGTATAAGCTCCTTGGTGGTATGTTCTGCAATGACTGTGCTTGAGCATATAAATGGGTCTCCTTTCCAACAGTTGAGTTCTTCTGAGAGTCCAACTTCTCATCATGGCTCTGGAAGACCTCATCCAGCAAATCGGTGAGAGATATATCTTGCTCAGCAGTACCATCCATAAAAGGAATTACATAATCATCATTGCCAAAGTCACAGGCAAAAGGTGAATCAGCATAGAGTGGTTGCTCAATTTGTGAGTTAAAAGAGGAGATTGCTGCATAATCAGTGAGAGCATTAACCTCACTGAACTTTGAGTTTTCTTCCATCATGGGCACCTAGTGCAAAGAAACAATGAGAACATTAAATTTTCTGGGGCTGCAACTGATTTATTACAATAATTACAACACATACAAAAATCACAGCGCCTCACCTCCAGAGGAGTTTCATCTATTACATGGTCTTCCACATCAGATGTCATATAACTAGTGGAACCACTTTCAACAGGTGCCTGAGCACTTTGGGTCATCTTGTCTGACTGATCAGTTAACCACCTGTTTATAACTTCTGACTCCTCTCCAGCTGCCATATTTGATGTAGCTGATTCTTGAAGCAAATCCGATGAGGTATCATCCGGAGAAGACTTGGTTGCAGTGGGTGATAATCCAGTCTGATCCACCTCATCATACTTTGGAGCATCAGGCTTCTCTTCAGTCTTTCGGAATAAGCGACAGAGAACATAGGCATCCTGCAACATAAGAATCAAACAGAAGCTCATATTATGCACGGTcaattaattataaagttatAGCATTTACAAAACTGATAACCATTGTTAACATTTACAAAATCTTTCCATGATTCATATCAACATAATAGAACCATTTTTAATCACACGAATATCTACACCGTGCTCATAAAGGCGCCATAAATAGGGAGAAGTCATCCTCAAGCATTTCATCAAAACAACATTACATTTACAATCAAGTATAAATTTTACTACAGTTATAGAAAAAGAAATTTAGTATAAATCCACTACTAGCAAAGAAAAATCTAAGCTAGAATCATTAAGACAAAATCTCTACtaccaaaaacataaaatctcaGAAACAGAGCTAAAATTTCAAGTACCATTTCATAAAAAGACCACAAAATGTATGGAAATGAAAAAAGAAGAAATCTTGAATGGAGTTTCTAATTTGGATTATATTACCTGACCAGGACCAGTACCATCAAGGTCCTTCAGCGTGGGACGATACTCGTGCATGATCCAGTGAGTTCGCACCCCTTTAGGAGCTCTGCCTCTATAGAAGACAAGAGTCTTCTTCATACCGATCGCCCCGGTGGTATTAGTCGCCGACCTATAGCTCCGGGACCTGATCGTCCGGTCCTTTCCGGTGGCTTTCCAATAACCAGCACTAGTAGCCCGGTTCGACCTCTGACCATTTGGGTACTTCCGATCACGTGGACAAAAGAAAAACCACTCTGGATCATCCGTCTTTATCACTGACAACCCTGTAAAAAGCTCAAAAACTTAGACCCAGTTCCAAAAATGGCTTCCACTACATAacccattttttaaaaaaaaaacaaaaaagaaattgtatttatttattcatgtttccatatttttaatttaagaaaGAATGGAATCTTATGAGTGATCTCCAGTAACGAATAATTCCCAATTCATTTTAGGTGGTGGGAATAAAGGAAATCCAAACCTTATACCCACAAACACACACCACACACATATAAATTACACGTACCAGGCAAATCCGAAGGCTCCCATTTACAGACATCGATTTCAGGGATGACCTCAACCTCAGAGTGACGACCATTAATCTTAAGTCTCAAATAATGATTGATAAGCTCTTCGTCAGTTGGCCGGAACCGGAACCCCAACGGCAACTTCTCAAACGACACCTCTCCCATCTCAAACGACAATAatcctcttcttcctcctcttcctcccccttcttcttcttcttcaactttttttaatttaattaaattaaatattttttgttctcagagCTTTCAGACGATTTCTTTTTACTTCAGCTTTACTTGTTTGTGTGATCGTTGGAGAAAACCCAACTGTGTGTTGTgtgtttgttttttgtttttgggATATTTTTGTCGTTTTAGAAACAAATGGTTGACTTTAGTAAATAGTAATTGTATGCTCGGATTCTGATTGGTTAAAAATTTGTAGTTAGTGTGGATTCGTACGTATTGTATAATTATTTGGAGAATTCCTTATCCTCCAAGTTTTCTTACgcctttttatgtgtttttttcgCCCGTACATGCCGCGTTGCTGCCTTAAAAGGTGAAAGTGAAACCCACGCGCGACCCACTATTTTGTGTTCCGCCCACGCTCCTATAACTATTCATATTAGTCATCACCAAACCAACATTTTtgtcttttataaaaacaacaacaaaattaattttgtgaaaatagatttttttttaaaaaaaatttttgaaCAAAACAATATCCAAtgattttgaatatttaattggAGGAAAAAATAACGGATCAAATTTATCAGAAGTACTGTTTTCTTATGTTATGTTTGGATTTTTTGGAAACTGTTAGATGCATCCTTAATtggattatttgaaaattagttaCTGTCGTTGAAGTCTACCTAGTTTTAGTTCCATAAATTTCTTCTAATTTTAGAAGTACAGTCAAATTATGAGACTTTTTATAATTGAACAcatccaattttcaaaaaaaaaaaaaaaatactactaaCCAATGGAGTTCTCCaatatttgtttttaaaattttgaatttgtaaagaaataatagaaagaaaaaaacatcTTCCCTTCAAATatggtgtaattttttttttatagaaagatAAATAACTGATAGAACTATTGAAGTTGAATCAAGATTTCTTGTTAAAAAATAGTGTCTCATACTGTGTTAAATTAATCTAAGTTTGACAcctcaattaattttttatttattaaaaaattaattatttatgcgtttttttccttaaaatgtTCAAATTAATTGATGTGTCATAATGAGATTGGTTTAATACACTATGAAACACAATCTTTTAGCAGAAGATCTTGATTCATTGAAGTTGGAACCTTTATCTTTTAAAAGGGGAGTTTTATGACCCAAAATTTATAAAtgtacatattttaataatttttattttgcataaaatatatatttttaattatattagtttttttccttaatttatattcttaaaaaatatacttatcaaataaaaataaattatattataaatattataaaaaatttaaaataaaaaattatatgaaattctattaaaaaaattatacatgatttaaaaataattagattaaattaagtatcaaaatttaacacaaaataatatgagaattttttttaaaataatcttaaaagtggtttttaaaaattattttaagtttaattttttaaaattttaaggtatatatacttattatttttttgggtCCAAGAACTCCATTTTAAAAAAgagttttttttacaaaaatgtcCCTTCAATTTCTTGTGTTtgagaattaatattttttagttaattttttaataaaattgtaatctattttttttttttttcatatagatAGTTTGAGTTTgacatttttctaatattatcctttttttttccttacatatttatataaaataattatgtttGTTACTTAGATTGTATTTTATCTTATTGATATATATTGGTAAAAGTTTGTTTATATGATAAGATAAATCATCcacaataatataataataaatcaaGGTTTTTCCAGAACATGCAAAATATCTATGCATCGTCATATTACTCCCACTATAATTACTCGTTTCACATCAATTTGGAGAGACGTGAAGTAAGTGGGCATAAGTagaaactaaaatattatatacctaataataataatcataaagtGTTAAAGTACTAATAATAATGCAAACCAAAATTCTAATAAAAAGCATGCCACTCACGTGCCAACCCAAATAATACCATTATAACGTTTACGTGTCGCCTTAAAGTTAAAGTACTATTTAACTCCACAAAAAGTGTTCAGAAAAAAACTTtcaaaaagagaaaaagttaTAGTGGAATCTTTTAAAGGTGAAGGGTCAAAAATGGAAACTCACCAACCAAAGGAAGAAAAATAGAGGACACTTATACTTTCACTATTAATATTTAAAgaaatttaagtttaaaataattttaaaaaattactcttaatattattttaagaaatttttttacattattttaattttattttcataatttttttaacttatatatattttttgttttcttctaataaaattttatatttttttattataatatttcaaatataatttatttttgtttgatgtgtattttttaaaaaaatataagttgaaagaaaaaattaaaaaaatatataattaaaaatatatattatatataaaataaaaaatgattgaAATAGGACACTATGTGCAAATATACTATGTGCTTAGCTTCTTGTAAAAATAGGACACTATGTGCAAATATACTATGTGCTTAGCTTCTTGTAAAAATAGGCTTACGTCCCTAAGCCTAACCCACATTCAAAACCCAGTAGCCTTATTCTCTAGCACATGGTTACTGACAGTACACACTACTGAAAGCAAAATATCAAACCCTTCCTTCTACTCTATCATCATGCATCATATATAGCTCCAATCAATACTTTATTgataaataaagagaaaaaaacttaatattttaaagtggTGAAAATCAaattaagtaattatttaaattttattttgatattataaaCAATGATTGTAAGTACTACAATGtacataattattaaaaagaaaatcacTCTCTTCATTTAGAGAATGTACTAATGATTTTTCCCAtagtttatttgtttatttattaatacagtataagaaaataatataatacCCAACACTCACTTTTATTAAATAGATTAATTAGATCCACTCTTTGTCATAGCAGGTTTTGAATGTTTCCAAGTTTGTTGTACACATGCAATGCAAACAAGACTATTTTCTCTTACAATATTTATCAAATATAAACAGAGCATTACTATTCGGTACGAGTGGTGCTTAGTACCTCTAGACATGTCGCCTTGCGATTAGTTAGCGATACTCTCtaaaagttattacattaaacTATATGCGACCCgatagttagaccaacaataatGACACATAGAAAAGTGTTAAGCACCACTAGTGCCTTTTGACATTTCTCGTATAAATATAGCAATAGGTGTATGAGTACTCGACAAGACAGTAACTTCAGATTTTGTACAAAACCAAACCCTTTGACCTGCCAATTTGGGTGCAAACAAGACTCTTTCCAACACTAAATGTTACTGAGAAACCATCATAAATAAACTAAGATTCCACTTGATTGGTACACACAATCTTACACTGCTATCTTCAAAAAACACTCATCATTCTCCAAAAAAAGAAGCTTAGCATGTTCTTTAAATTACAGCCAAAGAAACAGTCGGCATCAATTAGACCCATAATCATAAATATAGAGATACAGATATAAACTCTCAATGGATACATTCATTAAATGAAGTTTTAATTTCAGTTCATCAAAATGTGTTGGTGTGGTAACTATCATAAACCGTGGCAAATATACAGACAAGGGGTAACATTATACACACTTCAGAGCAGGTCAATGCAAAAATTAAACGATTGTTTTCAAGAACAACATCTGACCATGCACAAATTTACCTACAAAGCTGGATGGTAAGCATGATCCACGTTTGTTTCCACCCTTTGTGCAACTCTTCTCATACTCCACTCATGACAGAATTCCAAGGCAAGTCGCAGCGCGGTTCCAAGACCAAGCACCACGATGACACCTTCACAATGGTTTCAAGAAAATGTTAAAACTTTAAACGCTATCAAGAATTAACTGAAGTTTTCATTTCTATGTTGCTTTTAAAGTACACCACTAAGTCTAAATGATTGTACCTATAATAATGTTGACAGGCAGTGCAGAGACACCAAGAGTAATTGATATTAGGACATCAAGCATTAAGCCACCAATGAGAATGGAAAAAGCCACCCAGAGCGGGCTAAAGCACCCCTGTTTCATAGATCattgaaattgaaattgagtgTTGAATAAAATACCATATCTTATGAATTGAAGACAAGCTTAGAAGATCAATCAGTAACTTTTCTTACCCTATCTTGATTCTGTGACCGAGAGGCTGGATCAATCCTCCATACCCAATAATTTGTCTGCTCCAACAAAATATAAAGGATCAAAATTTCACATGCCAAGACATTCATTCAGATTAACTGTAAAATTTCAGCAGTTTTCCTAGGCCTTTCATTAGTATTAGAGTCAACATTTCACAGGCCAATGAAATCAATATAGtaaaattttagatattttccaaGGCTTTTCATAGCACTTTAGTCATACAGAACATTAATTTCCTTTTCAACTTCATCATGTATCTGTAGTGATTTCctctcgaaaaataaataaagctctaaaaatgaaaatgaaaatcagACAGTACAAGATCAAATATGAAATAGCTGACTTTATGCAAGCAAAATATCAATCGCCATATTAGCGAATCCTATCTTCATAGACCTATCACAAGTTGCACAAAAAGTTGCAAAATACATACGATTGGCTGGGACTCTGGTGGTGAAACATTTGTAGCTACCTCTCTGCATAAAATGATTTAATCTAGTTACTGTGTGCAGCTTCATAACTGATATAACTTAGACGACAATAAATTTGGTGAATGATTTACTGGCATATCTCGCATTTGTTTGATCCTCTTGTGCGAAACCAAGTATCTATGCATGATCTGTGAGCCTTAGCAAGAGCCCCTCGGCAGTGACAACCGAGGTCTATGAGGTGTTCCTCTTTCTCCTGCTGACATACCCTGAAGAACAATACAACAACAAATACATCTTATGCTATGGATCTACTTTCCATAGAAATTTTCCATCTTAACAAAGCAAATAAAGGAAAACAAAGGGAAAGAAGAAAGGACGCGTATGTAAGGTGGGTTTTCAACAATAGTCACAATGAATAAAGAAAAGCATCAAGATGTGATCaactttcaaaagaaaaaaaaaattccaagtaGTTTATATATTCCTACTTTATAATCTCTGCAAAAGAGTAATCAACTTATATTATTCCCTTCAAGTCTTTGTGGCAACTTACTATAGATCATTTACTCAACTAAAAAACGTCTTTAGCCATGCTTTTTATACCATTTTGTCAGGATCCTAAATAGAATAAAATCTTATATTAAGAACGTCTTAGTTACAGCACCTCACAAATTTTCACATCAATATTCCAATAAACACTAAGCCAAAGACCAACATTTGGACTTACATTCCAAAGTAATTGGAATTGGAAAACTACTTATGGGAGCATTTTAAGTACTAATAATCATCTGAGCTCACAAAGCAAATCAGAGCAAGGAAAGACACCCTAGAGCACATCATACTTGTAATTGCTACACATTAACCATATGTACAAGATTAGTGTCCTCTTTGTCATCTTGGAACCATAGACAAAGAAAAAGTCCTAGAACTTTTTATAATCCTTTGCTTTGTTCATATATACACCTTTTTCAAATCTACTGAAGCAATATCCTATACGGGGTTCAGAAAGTAACTTTATGGAATCAGCAAAAACAAGGATCTATATAGAAGCAATTAACCAAATTAAATAGACAAACAAGAGACCCACATCAAGAATGCTAAGAACAGaaatattttatctttaattaGTAAAGTTTTTATTGGGTTTACCTGCATTCTTCATCATAACTATCACTCCTTGATAAGAACCCCTTTTTAGGTGAGGGCACATCCTTGGATAAGTTTGCTATGGACTCTCCATCATCAGAGATAACAATGGTGACCTGTCCTTGATTGAACTCTATCCCTTGCTGGGCTAAAACAGTTGAATTGCTCTGTTTTTCTAGATCATCAGGTTGATCACTGCTGTTACCCATCTCAAACTCACCTGATTCaccaattacaaaaaatttaataataaactcttaaaaacccaaaaaaattgaagaaaacttttggttataGAAAGACACAAAATTGCAACTTCAAGAAAAACCCGTTTGACACAAACGTGAATCAGTATCAATCACTATTCCAATTACCCTAAAAAGAACAAATCACATGGtattataaattttacaaaTACCCATGTAAatttaaaccaatatacattcATTTATACACACAATTGAAAAAAACGTACCAAAGGATTCAGCTTCACAGTGTAGCTACTCAGCTGAAACAGAAAAAAAGCTTGTTGTTTAACCCCATGAAAAGATGCTTACTTATGAAAATCGAGTTAAAAACAGCTTATTTTCGAAAATGAGAATAATTTTTCTTGGTGGGTGAGTTTGATACAATTTCAGAGTCTATACAATAGATGATTGAAATAGGATCGATAATATAAATCTATCTGAAATGGGCAAAAgaatttattacatttataggTGTTACCTAATATTTTTTTGGAGTTCAGCTTTATGGGATTGAGTGAAGCAATGGTCTATTCATATTTCAgatatttctatgtttataatAATGGTAATTAATGAATAATATGTAAATACATCAAGTAAATAACAATCCATCTCCACACCCAAGAACTGAACTTCCAACCAACCATCATATCTATCAATCCACAATTTTCTACTATTTAGTTGCCTATTATGTAACTTCAATTAGATTTTTTGTAGCTTTGTGTTGACTGTTTAGGGAATTAAGTTATTTGAATattggaaagataatagaaAATCAGTTTAGCAAAGATAAAAtagcattaaaaaaattaggaaaaacgacaaaaataataattaaatgagaatttttttttagtaaagatTTTATTGCTTGTTTTGATagaatgcaaactcccaaaaataaataaataagtaaaatttaaaCATGGATCATCTTTTAATTAAgttctttaattttagattttgtgtctttttattttctatatacaTAACAATAGTCTCTATTTAAATTCTAACTAAAGAGTATAATGCCCAGTTGTTGTTTATTCATTCATTAATTTTACCCTTTGTCATTCTAAGTACCTCCCTTCTAAATAttaattgagttttttttttttttcgatttttcctTTCTCGAGATTATTTCTTGACTTTAACTCTTTTGATTTTCTCTTCATTATCATGCTAAAGTACTGAGAAAGACTCTCCACTCACTTCCTTTCAATTGGGTACTGGTTTCTCATGTGGAACCATAAAAAGAagactaattagaatttttttcctctcgaattttgacatgtactaaatcataacccttgaactttttttgtcgttaaaaattccccctgaaccattgagattgttagatttaaggacttttgtctaatttcattcaattttactattttagtgattatttatgtactaaaccatgcttcccagattttgatatctaccaaatcatgcccctcaaactttgatatgtactaaatcatgcccccttgaactttcatccatgttagaattcttttactaaaattagacaaaagtccttaaatctaataatctcaatagttcaggggaaatttttaacaaccaaaaaaatttagagagcatgatttggtacatgtcaaagttcgaggaaaaaaaatcctaattagcctaaaaggAATTCAGGCACTACTAATTAGc is part of the Cannabis sativa cultivar Pink pepper isolate KNU-18-1 chromosome 5, ASM2916894v1, whole genome shotgun sequence genome and encodes:
- the LOC115716936 gene encoding uncharacterized protein LOC115716936, which encodes MGNSSDQPDDLEKQSNSTVLAQQGIEFNQGQVTIVISDDGESIANLSKDVPSPKKGFLSRSDSYDEECRVCQQEKEEHLIDLGCHCRGALAKAHRSCIDTWFRTRGSNKCEICQEVATNVSPPESQPITNYWVWRIDPASRSQNQDRGCFSPLWVAFSILIGGLMLDVLISITLGVSALPVNIIIGVIVVLGLGTALRLALEFCHEWSMRRVAQRVETNVDHAYHPAL